In Artemia franciscana unplaced genomic scaffold, ASM3288406v1 Scaffold_826, whole genome shotgun sequence, a single window of DNA contains:
- the LOC136043683 gene encoding transcription initiation factor IIB-like, with amino-acid sequence MTLNAYPHQSPFNNYGWVLQQNASIDRHYERNIGYEHQPITQVVDYIRGDLDLSIGTYIEPSKSRKFKTSYSSQKFLNSKTRSYLRGENFIKETIQAKLNLSNTTADIARFYFNRYWSGGKSLRGKNVLTIATSCVYLACYKDKVPRTLKEISDVSGIQINHIIKWSRSISEVVGHESEVARPDLFIERFCDHLKLPVPTKKKAYKIASKAMEHSVSHNRTVVTIASAAIYMAARLLDEKSISKSAIRLVTGSSLTSISLCFKELWEKKSLLLKE; translated from the coding sequence ATGACACTGAACGCATATCCACATCAAAGTCCTTTCAATAATTATGGATGGGTTCTACAGcaaaatgcatctattgatCGCCATTACGAAAGAAACATTGGCTACGAACATCAGCCAATCACTCAAGTTGTCGACTACATTCGGGGCGACCTTGATCTCTCCATTGGTACATACATAGAACCTTCTAAAAGCCGAAAATTCAAAACCAGCTactcttctcaaaaatttttaaacagtaaaaccaGATCTTACCTACGGGgggaaaattttattaaagaaaccATACAGGCTAAATTAAACTTGAGTAATACCACTGCTGACATTGCCAGGTTTTATTTCAACAGGTATTGGTCTGGTGGTAAATCTTTAAGGGGTAAAAATGTATTAACGATAGCTACATCTTGCGTATACCTTGCTTGCTATAAGGATAAAGTCCCACGGACCTTAAAGGAGATAAGCGATGTATCTGGTATCCAAATTAATCATATTATTAAATGGTCAAGAAGCATTTCCGAAGTTGTAGGGCATGAAAGTGAGGTAGCGCGGCCAGACCTTTTCATTGAACGTTTTTGTGATCATTTAAAGTTGCCAgtgccaacaaaaaaaaaagcttataaaataGCGTCCAAAGCAATGGAGCACAGCGTATCGCATAACAGGACAGTAGTCACGATTGCTTCAGCCGCCATTTACATGGCAGCGCGTTTACTGGATGAAAAGTCAATAAGCAAAAGCGCAATTCGGTTGGTTACAGGAAGCTCTCTAACTTCAATTTCTCTCTGTTTTAAGGAATTATGGGAAAAGAAAAGTCTTCTCCTGAAAGAATAG